A region of Solanum dulcamara chromosome 7, daSolDulc1.2, whole genome shotgun sequence DNA encodes the following proteins:
- the LOC129894728 gene encoding uncharacterized protein LOC129894728, translating to MDKEKTPFGITSNRVLLYRDRLCVPDVAGLRQQVMGEAHHARYSIHPGLPRTPRKYDSIWVIVDRLTKGAQFTANFWKSFQAGLGTQMAPYEALYGRKYRSPISWFDVGETKLIGPDLIQQAVEKKAYADNRRRPLEFQVDDWVFLKVSPMKGVMRFGRKGKLSPRYIEPYQIVRKVGKVAYELDLPADLEAVHPVFHVSMLRKFVGDPSRVFPVEDIQMTEELSYEEQPVAILDRQVRRLRTKDVAYVKVLWHNNNREEITWEAEEEMKKKYPQLFSAPTGNLSSLLPILVK from the exons ATGGACAAAGAGAAGACCCCTTTTGGTATTACATCTAATAGAGTATTATTATACAGGGAcaggttgtgtgtacctgatgttgcTGGGCTACGGCAACAAGTTATGGGTGAGGCACATCAtgctcgatattctattcatccag gtttacctCGCACTCCACGGAAGTATGATTCGATATGGGTTATTGTCGATAGGTTGACTAA AGGTGCCCAGTTTACAGCAAATTTCTGGAAATCTTTTCAAGCGGGATTAGGGACCCAG atggctccgTATGAGGCACTGTATGGCAGAAAATACAGGTCACCTATAAGCTGGTTCGATGTGGGTGAAACTAAGTTAATTGGCCCAGATCTGATTCAGCAGGCAGTtgagaag AAAGCATATGCTGACAACCGGCGTCGACCTTTAGAGTTCCAAGTGGATGACTGGgtattcttgaaggtgtcacctatgaagggcgtcatgagattCGGCagaaaaggaaaacttagtccgAGATACATCGAGCCTTATCAGATTGTTCGTAAAGTaggcaaggttgcttatgaatTGGATCTACCAGCTGATTTAGAAGCAgtacatccggtgttccacgtgtCTATGCTTCGTAAATTCGTTGGCGATCCTTCCAGAGTATTTCCTGTAGAAGACATTCAGATGACCGAGGAGCTATCCTATGAGGAACAGCCGGTGGCTATTTTAGATCGTCAGGTAAGGAGGTTACGCACCAAAGATGTGGCATatgtcaaagtattgtggcacAACAACAACCGagaagaaataacttgggaggcggaggaagaaatgaagaaaaagtatCCTCAGTTGTTTTCTGCACCCACAGGTAACTTAAGTTCCTTATTACCTATATtggttaaataa